Proteins encoded within one genomic window of Arachis ipaensis cultivar K30076 chromosome B08, Araip1.1, whole genome shotgun sequence:
- the LOC107612732 gene encoding cellulose synthase A catalytic subunit 3 [UDP-forming], giving the protein MALEGEAGAKTMKALGGQVCQICGDNVGSTVNGEPFIACDVCAFPVCRPCYEYERKDGNQSCPQCKTRYKRHKGSPAILGDGEEDGGADDGASDYNYSSENQNEKPKISERSLGWQMTYGRMEEVGAPNYDKEVSHNHIPRLTSGQLSGELSAASPERLSMASPGVPHGKRVHNLQYSSELNQSPNIRVGDPGLGNVAWKERVDGWKMKQDKNAVPAPMSTGQATSERGAGDIDASTDVLLDDSLLNDEARQPLSRKVSIPSSRINPYRMVIVLRLVILCIFLHYRITNPVPNAFALWLISVICEIWFAISWILDQFPKWLPVNRETYLDRLAIRYDREGEPSQLAAVDIFVSTVDPLKEPPLVTANTVLSILAVDYPVDKVSCYVSDDGAAMLTFEALAETSEFARKWVPFCKKYSIEPRAPEWYFAQKIDYLKDKVQPSFVKDRRAMKREYEEFKIRVNGLVAKAQKVPEEGWVMQDGTPWPGNNTRDHPGMIQVFLGQSGGLDTEGNELPRLVYVSREKRPGFQHHKKAGAMNALVRVSAVLTNGPFLLNLDCDHYINNSKALREAMCFMMDPNLGKNVCYVQFPQRFDGIDRNDRYANRNTVFFDINLRGLDGIQGPVYVGTGCVFNRTALYGYEPPIKPKHKKAGLISSLCGGKRNKSSKSSKKGKDKKKSQKNVDPTVPIYNLEDIEEGVEGAGFDDEKSLLMSQMSLEKRFGQSAVFVASTLMENGGVPQSATPETLLKEAIHVISCGYEDKSEWGTEIGWIYGSVTEDILTGFKMHARGWRSIYCMPKLAAFKGSAPINLSDRLNQVLRWALGSVEILLSRHCPIWYGYSGRLKWLERFAYINTTIYPITSIPLLMYCTLPAVCLLTNKFIIPQISNIASIWFISLFLSIFATGILEMRWSGVGIDEWWRNEQFWVIGGVSAHLFAVFQGLLKVLAGIDTNFTVTSKASDEDGDFAELYMFKWTTLLIPPTTLLIINLVGVVAGISYAINSGYQSWGPLFGKLFFAFWVIIHLYPFLKGLMGRQNRTPTIVVVWSILLASIFSLLWVRIDPFTTKVTGPDVQQCGINC; this is encoded by the exons ATGGCGTTAGAAGGGGAAGCTGGG gcaAAGACAATGAAGGCATTGGGTGGCCAAGTCTGCCAGATCTGTGGTGATAATGTTGGGAGCACTGTAAACGGCGAGCCATTCATCGCGTGCGATGTTTGTGCTTTCCCTGTCTGCAGGCCTTGCTATGAGTATGAAAGGAAGGATGGCAATCAGTCTTGCCCTCAGTGCAAAACCCGTTACAAGAGGCACAAAG GCAGTCCTGCAATTCTTGGAGACGGGGAAGAGGATGGTGGTGCTGATGATGGTGCCAGTGACTACAATTACAGTTCAGAAAATCAGAACGAAAAGCCAAAGATTTCAGAACGCTCACTGGGCTGGCAAATGACATATGGGCGAATGGAGGAGGTTGGTGCACCGAATTATGATAAGGAAGTTTCTCACAATCATATTCCTCGGCTGACAAGTGGACAG TTATCTGGAGAATTATCTGCAGCTTCACCTGAGAGGCTGTCAATGGCATCTCCTGGTGTCCCTCATGGGAAGCGTGTCCATAATCTTCAGTATTCATCTGAGCTTAATCAATCTC CAAATATTAGGGTTGGGGATCCAGGACTGGGCAATGTAGCATGGAAAGAAAGAGTTGATGGATGGAAAATGAAACAAGATAAGAATGCGGTTCCTGCTCCAATGAGCACAGGCCAGGCTACTTCTGAAAGAGGAGCTGGTGATATTGATGCTAGTACTGATGTGCTTTTGGATGATTCATTGTT GAATGATGAAGCTCGACAACCTCTCTCCAGGAAGGTTTCTATTCCATCTTCTAGGATAAATCCATACCGTATGGTCATTGTTCTGCGGCTGGTTATCCTCTGCATCTTTCTGCATTACCGAATAACAAATCCTGTGCCCAATGCATTTGCATTGTGGTTAATATCTGTTATTTGTGAGATTTGGTTTGCCATATCTTGGATATTGGATCAGTTCCCTAAGTGGTTACCTGTGAACCGTGAAACATATCTTGACAGGCTTGCAATAAG ATATGATCGCGAGGGAGAACCATCACAGCTTGCAGCTGTTGACATTTTTGTCAGTACCGTGGATCCATTAAAGGAGCCCCCACTTGTGACTGCCAATACTGTACTATCCATACTTGCTGTTGACTACCCAGTTGATAAGGTTTCCTGCTATGTTTCTGATGATGGTGCTGCTATGCTGACATTTGAAGCTCTAGCTGAGACATCTGAATTTGCAAGGAAATGGGTTCCTTTCTGCAAGAAATACAGCATTGAACCCAGGGCACCTGAGTGGTACTTCGCACAAAAGATTGACTACTTGAAAGACAAGGTTCAACCATCATTTGTCAAAGATCGTAGAGCAATGAAG AGAGAATATGAAGAATTTAAGATCCGTGTGAATGGACTTGTTGCGAAGGCACAAAAAGTTCCTGAAGAAGGATGGGTGATGCAAGATGGTACCCCATGGCCTGGAAACAACACCAGAGACCATCCAGGAATGATACAG GTTTTCTTGGGGCAAAGTGGAGGTCTTGACACTGAGGGTAATGAACTTCCACGTCTAGTATATGTTTCTCGTGAAAAGCGTCCTGGTTTCCAACATCACAAGAAGGCCGGTGCCATGAATGCACTT GTTCGAGTATCAGCTGTCCTTACCAATGGACCTTTCTTATTGAATCTTGATTGTGATCACTACATAAACAACAGCAAGGCCTTGAGAGAAGCTATGTGTTTTATGATGGATCCCAATCTTGGGAAAAATGTTTGCTACGTTCAGTTTCCTCAGAGATTTGACGGTATTGATAGAAATGATCGTTACGCAAATCGTAATACTGTTTTCTTTGAT ATAAATTTGAGAGGTTTGGATGGAATTCAGGGGCCCGTATATGTGGGCACTGGATGTGTATTTAACAGAACGGCTTTATATGgttatgaacctcctataaagCCCAAGCACAAAAAAGCTGGGTTGATCTCTTCACTCTGTGGTGGAAAGAGAAATAAGAGCTCAAAATCTAGCAAGAAGGGTAAAGACAAGAAAAAATCGCAGAAGAATGTTGACCCAACTGTGCCCATCTACAATCTAGAGGATATAGAAGAAGGGGTTGAAG GTGCTGGATTTGACGATGAGAAATCACTACTCATGTCACAAATGAGCCTTGAGAAAAGGTTTGGTCAATCTGCTGTTTTTGTTGCCTCCACACTCATGGAAAATGGTGGTGTTCCTCAGTCTGCTACTCCAGAAACTCTTCTTAAGGAGGCTATTCATGTCATCAGTTGTGGTTATGAGGATAAGTCAGAATGGGGAACTGAG ATAGGATGGATCTATGGTTCTGTCACAGAAGATATTCTTACTGGATTTAAGATGCACGCCCGTGGTTGGCGGTCCATATATTGCATGCCCAAGCTCGCAGCGTTTAAAGGTTCTGCTCCTATCAATCTTTCAGATCGTCTGAACCAAGTGCTTCGATGGGCTTTAGGTTCGGTGGAAATTCTTCTAAGTCGACACTGTCCCATCTGGTATGGTTATAGTGGAAGACTAAAGTGGCTGGAGAGGTTTGCATATATTAACACCACAATCTATCCAATCACTTCCATTCCCCTTCTCATGTATTGTACCTTGCCTGCTGTCTGTCTCCTCACTAACAAATTCATTATTCCACAG ATTAGTAACATAGCAAGTATATGGtttatctctctctttctttccatCTTTGCCACTGGTATCCTTGAGATGAGGTGGAGCGGTGTCGGAATTGATGAGTGGTGGAGAAATGAACAGTTTTGGGTTATTGGTGGTGTTTCAGCCCATCTTTTTGCTGTGTTCCAAGGTTTACTCAAGGTGCTTGCCGGAATTGACACCAACTTCACTGTTACATCAAAGGCATCAGATGAAGATGGGGACTTTGCAGAACTCTACATGTTCAAATGGACAACCCTTCTCATTCCGCCGACGACTCTTCTCATCATAAACTTGGTGGGGGTTGTTGCAGGTATCTCCTATGCCATTAACAGTGGGTACCAGTCATGGGGTCCCCTCTTTGGTAAGCTTTTCTTTGCATTTTGGGTGATCATCCATCTCTACCCCTTCCTCAAGGGTCTTATGGGACGGCAGAACAGAACGCCGACCATCGTTGTGGTCTGGTCCATTCTGCTTGCTTCCATTTTCTCTCTGTTATGGGTCCGAATCGACCCGTTCACTACCAAAGTCACCGGTCCTGATGTTCAGCAGTGTGGAATCAACTGCTAG